ttattaaaatttcaactcAAATATGGCAAGTAACTTCATTACCTCAATAGTAGTTTGCAATGAGCACTATCGAGTGCCACTCAACTTGTTCAACACAACTTGCCTCAACAAAAACCATAAAACCCCAAATATTTGTTACTTATCTAATTATATATACTAACAAATTTCTTGCTTAGATTCCAAATAATTTGTGAACCAACATATTTACAACACATATATTaactaaagaaaatatttttaaaacatcataCCAAAAAATCTTTACAACCATAAAACCTTCTTAGTTTAAACCACTCCACGAAATGTCTCGTGGTGCTAATTTCTTGTAATGATATCTTATTTCTTTCCCATCAAATATGCATCCCTTCGCAATTTTGTCACAAGAATTTCCTTTCAACAAGTATCCATACAACCAAAGAGGGTAGggaattcaaaaactaaaagagAAAGAACTCTAGCTCGAGGCTAGGGCTTTCACTAAAgatattgtttgaattttgggttttttaattTAGGGGATAGGGATTTCAAATACTTAACGCTAAATAATTTGGGAAAATTGGgatattaggtttttattttgggggaagttttttttttcttttttcttatttacaccTGGAATAAAACACTTGGTGCGCCACATCAGTAAGTTAATAAGAGGTTaaatttttcatccattttgggCACTTTAACAACATCAATTGAAGagttaaaagatgaaaaattaaatgaatgaataatatgatttttttaaattgaagagctaaatatatcattaaaaaatccattttaagAATGTTcacaacttaaaaataattgaaataattttaattttaaaaaattcagtcAACTGTAAAAATAACTAAgttaaaaaagttgaaataactacatcaattataaaatctaagaaaatatcacttttataAAGGGCTCAGTTCCGTActagtaaaaattattaaactaattatctagtagaaaatatcaatttatatataacacctaaatgttttataattttaattataacataaCTCCCCACATGTAATtcttaaatacaaattttattttctttcaaaaaaattcaatttttattttgattacactaaattaaaactaaaaataaatgttaaaaattctaatttactcttaatttttttaatggattACAATAAAAGGATAAAACCCGAACAACAAACGCAATTAATATGACTTAAACCCAGACCACACTTACTCTAACATGATTGGCGTTTAATTCAACTTAGCATACATGTTTTCTccttgtttaaatttttttttttttttgagaattcCCTCGTTTACTTGAGAGGGAGTTAAGAGGGGGAAGTAAATATTATGTAGACCAAGTTATGCGGAAAAAAAGGTTATTCTATATTCataatataagtaaaaaaattgatgaaacaattaactattattttatttaaattggtaaacttgaaatattaaagattataatgatttgagtttgaattttattatggacaaatatttttctaaatttttaaaaagataaaattacaattaaaataatatatattgctTTGCAAATATAAAAGGGTTTTTGGTAACTTTACAATTACGTTGGGATCCGGTTGATGGGTGCTACCAACTCAACTCAATCCTTAGACGTTgcatttttagttgttttatttaaacatttcatataaaaatagtaagAGACCAAAacactaataaaattttttattaaaagaggAATTTAAAGTAATCTTCTAACTAATTAAGTTGATATTGAGTTGACTTGTGATATCATCTCaacaaaacattttatataagtATAGACATATTTTGATTGAATTGCATGAACAAAgtcagaaaattattttaaaagaaattaaagatgaatcataaattatttagaaagaacgaagtacaattttaccaatttcataaaaaaaaaaagttaataagtAAGTGATAAATCAACCAATTTTGAGTCGCCAAAATGACTACCTACCCTCCCTGCTAAATTGGTATGACTGTAAAGAATAATTACAATCCAAGAGTTGATATGAAAAGCTTTAAAGAAGTCGACATCTAGTTAATTAGTAGGATGTCCACTATCCCATCTCCTATCAAACTCATTACATTGTAGCTAATTATTACAGTCGACATCTAGTTAATTAGTAGGATGTCCACTATCCCATCTCCTATCAAACTCATTACATTGTAGCTAATTATTACAGTGTCCACTATCCTATCTCCCATCTAACGAATTCATGCATCCCATCATACAGCGCAGGCAAATATGAAATCTTCAGTTCTTCCTCATTTCATTAAGACTTGTAACTGCTTTGACAATGATCGCTATCCGTCGTCTAACATTCTACACCGTTTACAATCCGGGTTCGTAGTTTTCGGTGGAACTCAATCATTGAGTTtgaatttagaagaaaaaagaaaagaaaagttgaaatCAGGCTGCTGCGGTTCCAATTCGCCCCTAAATAAGTTTaggtttcttaattaaaataatttatattatttaagagtaatttaattttaattttaaaattttaataaaaatataaaaactaattaaatacttttaatttttattcgattagaattttattttactagttttttttatatttaaattttattatggacattcattacctccattaattatatattaatgaagTTGTTGATTGAGATTGTGTCACAAATTAACTTGACACCAATTTAGGATTGATGACAACGtcatgaaaaaataaaagtattcatatgtttaaatttcgttttacttAAGATTtagtgtaatttttattttaatatcgtacatatcatgtattattattgattaattttaaattatacattttattatttattatatgttctatattttaaatctataaattttatatgcatatggttttgaaacatttaaaaaaatttacgtGACTAACAAGTGTCATAGTTCTTAGACTTGCAATTTAGCATTTTGACTATTTTAATGTTGCGTGTCTCGgtgattaataaattaatttatactaACGGCTACTGATTAATGCACACCTGCAATTACCtccttaattattttgatttattttcaattttttcctctAACATGTTAATTGTTTTAGCTTGATAATAAAAAGTGATAgcattttaatatgttatattacataaatagtttctctaaattaaataagttaataattttatttaattaaaacatgtttcaTAATGAAAACACTTTCATTCAAATCCAGGGTCAAGCTAGGGTTGGCATGACCCTTTAAATGGAAAATTCTCTATTTagattctttaaaaattttaaaattttaaattaataaaattaaattacacttTGTccctttaaaatgataaaatttgatttaatactttaaaatttataaagatatagtctattataatggtgaaattgtattttacaatcgtaaaaattacaatttcattttgattCCCCCTAAAAAGAATTTCTGACTTCACCCCTATTTACTTCTATCgctaaaaatttttaacaattcattttaatgaaatattctAACACCTGGAGACTGAACTTTTTACCAACCGAAATGCCATTTTGGGTTTCGCTATATTGTTATAGTCAATTGACCTTTATGaaactattttgatttttaaagtttaattacttaaaatttgattacAAATTTAGAtacacttaaattatttttaattagtatggTTTGTAACTAGATTTCGCTATGGTTCGGGCTGGTCCGCTCGAAGAATGAAAgggtttgggaaaaaataatactcgaaaaataagtttagaaaaaaaataagacctGTTTTTTAAATGGGACAAGTCTCgggtaattatttttttacccaGGCTCGGCCCTACccgaatttgtaaaaaaattgtttctatttttttactgttttgccgcattttttcattgttttgctatcatttcgctattatattgttactatttgttgttattatttgaaaattgtataactattgttttattattaattttactattattttagatgtatttgcttgctaagttgcatttatcttagttttatttaagtattttttattttttatgtgttggaaaatgtttattttaatgttttactgtattatatttttaaaattttattttttataaaaaataatataaaattttaatacaagcGAGTCAGACCGGACTcagattttaacatttttatctgaGTTGAGCTTCAATAAAATTCTAGGCTCATGTTTAGGTCCGGACCGGGCCTAGAAAATGGacctatttttttacttgacCCGGCCCaaacccgacccatgaacaacTTTATTTCCAaccaaatattttaaggttataaataaagatttaattccagtttaaaaaactttaaaaattatattaaaatatgaatatttttaatgttaataaattataaataataccattatattttgatgataaaaaatataataattataaatatttaattatttttaaaaaatatttgaaatttaatttttgaagtaatgccatatttaataatattttaatattttaatgttaaataaattaaaataatacaataataattataaatatatagttaaactttttagaaaaattgttaatcagaatttattcttttacaagtttattaaatatatgaatatgaatctaatattttaatattagatattaaagaaattatttaggcgacataattatttttgtgacAAGTGGGTAAATTTATTGCTTGATACATCATcatcatttatattaaaatggacctttgttaaaaataatggataaaattatttgaatcataaatttattatacttcaaatattttaatattttacaattataatattaattcacCTTAAATGTCTAAGCTTAGAAACAGAAAAGAACTTTACAAGATTAATTAACATAGCTATAGAAAATATTATGTATACCATGTTTTacagcaaaaatataaaatttataaaatgaattaatatattttaatcaatatctATTTGATTGTAGTAatgaaatatattatattccataaaaagaatttaagtttaaatcttaaaaataaaatcattacgcttaaaaacaattaatttacaTGAAGGGTGAAAAAACGATGGACtataacaaagaaaaaaggaCAAATTCTTGTTTGTGTTGTAGGTATGAAAAGATTTTTGATTTACACGGCTACAGTGGAACTTGAATGCACCTTATATATACTACCAAAGCATCTCTGCCTCGTACTAGTAAAAAGATCCCGTTCCAAAGCCATTTGCAGCTAGCCATCCAAACTAGTTCACCAAACGATGGCTTCTAAACCAGGAATTCTCACTGATTGGCCATGGAAGCCTCTTGGAAGCTTTAAGGTAAGATGGTCTCCTTCCTTcagttttttattattctaaaccAGGGATTCTCCCATGCGCTTATACATTGTGTTGTTGGATGGATATATTTACGGTACATAATCCTGGCTCCTTGGATTACGGAGAGCATATACACGGCTATAGTTAAGGATGCAAAGCAGTGGGATGTTTTAAACCTTGCGATACTCCCACTCATGTTATGGAGAATGTTGCACAGCCAGCTTTGGATTAGCTTCTCTCGTTATCGAACTGCCAAAGGCACCAACAGGATTGTGGACAAGGGTATCGAATTTGACCAAGTTGACAGGGAAAGGAACTGGTAATATGAGCTACATTTGcttctgaaaattaattaattttaaaaagtggGTATTAATTATTAACCATGAACATTGCAGGGATGATCAAATATTGTTCAATGCAATCCTTTTGTACTTGATAAACAAATACCTTCCAGGAGCTTCTCACTCACCCGTATGGAGACTGGATGGTGTGATTATAACCATGTTGCTCCATGCCGGCCCTGTGGAGTTCCTTTACTACTGGTTGCATAGAGCTCTGCACCATCATTATCTTTACTCCCGCTACCATTCTCATCACCATTCTTCCATTGCCACTGAGCCTATTACTTGTAAGCATGGCCTCTGCCTCTGCTCGCTGAATCCACTTCGCAAACTTAATTATTcgttaaaatgatattatataaaatatttttcattctttcgtaaattttattcaaatatttttttaaaagatattttcaaACGCAACATAAACTAtattagttataaaattttatcaaagcatttgaaaattgaaatttatcttataataactatattatcttattaaacataataataatcaatCTCTTATATTATAACTTCAATGCATAGTGACACATTCGAGCTAAAAGGACaactaaatattcatatttatactattaaaatattaatattttacattataaaatatttattgctaaatatttataaattataaattatatgtgttatttaaatattattataaaatattttcaataaagtattaggaatattatttaaaattttaatttcttattagGAAGAATATTTGATGCATTACTAGTACATAAGTCTCATGAATCGAGGTAAATAATAACACAATAACATGACACCtcataatcaaataaaacaaaaaatgtaaaagacttataaataaatactaaaaactttatttaaacataattaaataaatgtttaaatacTAAACTTGAGACCCTAGACCTTAAATCTAATATTCTAAATATGggagttattaatatttatttataatagttacatttaatgcttaaataagtttaaatgaaattattgatatttatctacaagtctttcatattttttgtttaatttaataatgacgTGTCGTGTCATGTtagtattcattgatgatacaTGAGACTGCATCAAAtattattctttattattattaatattaaaacttattaagaaaataagattgtaatattaaataattttattaaattaataaattgtattaattatattaataagacATTTTTCATTCACCAAACTActttacaaacatacaaaagaagaacaaacacACCCGTAAATATGATGTCGCTACTGCTGGGACACCCTCAAACCGTGACCATATCAACCCTTTCCACGTTCTAACATGAGatcaagaatatatataaatacaaataatatagaATTTGTTAAGAAAAGTAGGAAATAATTAAGGAGTGTGCGTGTTGCAGCTGTGATACATCCATTTGCAGAGCACATAGCATACTATGCCCTGTTCTCAATACCAGGGTTGACAACGATTCTAACTGGAACTGGATCCATTATCTCCTTTGCTGGCTACATCACTTACATCGACTCCATGAACAATATGGGGCATTTCAACTTCGAACTCATTCCCAACTGGGTCTTCTCTATTTTCCCCCCTCTCAAGTACCTCATGTACACTCCATCGTAAGTCCTCTCTCTTTCCTCTTTTGGCATAATGAAAACTACAAGCACGTGATGTGGAattaatggaaataaaaaaGCAAATGACCAAATTCTCCCAACGGCTTTCATTCTTAAGCCTTAGCTAACCAAGTTTGACTGACATGACAAGATAATGGGAAGAATGTAGATATTTTATGCTAGGGTTAATCTAGTTTTGGAACCCAAAGGTTTCACATCCGGCCTCAATATTTTCTTAATCCAggttagtatttaaatttaacaattatcctTGGGTTTGAATTagagaattatttttatatttggatctgattttttttattcctgAACTTAGTAATTGTTGTCATATTAAGGCGtgaacatttattattaaacttttttttgtttaatacaCACTTTAGCCCTCGAAATATACTGTTTTCCAAACTTTagtttttaaagtgtttttggcCCATTTCAATCCCTAATGTTATCAAATGTTCTTATTGTAGtcccttaaacattaaaaactaagaatTGGTATATTCAGTAAatcatacattttaatattaattttttttaatattttaaaaaaattactaaattttacaattttttctatttttgtaattattttgcaatttttaaagattttaaggCCTTTTCAAATGATGACATCATTGTGATGTGATTATATGATATGTGGCAACATACGATTGGTTGGTCGATTTTTTTAAAGTCCAAAAGACCAAACTAAGAATGTCTGATACTGTTAGGGACTAAACTGGGAATGTCTGATAACATTAAGGATTGAAgtggaccaaaaaaaaaacttttaaggACCAAAGTGGGAAAAGCGGTATACTTCATAGTCTAAAGTGAGTATTAAGCTTTTTTCTTCAAGGAAATATTATGGACTAACttggttaaaaaaattaaagtccCAATACGAAAACAGTTGTTAAGTTTAAAAGACTAACTTAGACCaaacaaatttcaaactttatttaaaaataattgtctaattcaaaaactaacttcgaccaaaattaaagtttatactctaataagaaaatatttttcaaatttaaatctcCAATAATGCATTAACCttttatgttattgataaaattaccGGAGTAGGACCTTACctgttatttttcatttaaattatgttaagatgattaaattcttaaacaggtaaattgtttttaaatcaaaattttaaattaaccttttatcatttaataaataaatatatttttagaaatttggttatgtaatttaattgaaCTAATATATGCTGATATGATAATGTTTCATGTAATCCTTTATGATAATtcatttcccttttttcttgATAATAGCACTGATTGCTATAGATGCAGTTACATCATTAAATCCATAGCATGTAATAATGCAAAGCATGCATAATATAACAGTATTTAAGTGTCTACTTAGTACCTGTGATATGACAGacataaataatgttaaattttggttgaataTTCGGGCAGGTTTCACTCGCTGCACCACACGCAGTTCAGAACCAACTATTCACTATTTATGCCAATCTACGATTACATCTATGGTACAGTGGATAAAAATTCGAACACCTTGTATGAAAATTCCGTCGAAAGAAAAGAGGAATCACCCAACGTGGTGCATCTAACTCACCTAACAACACCTGAGTCAATCTATCATCTCCGCCTTGGATTTGCCTACTTGGCCTCTAAACTATACTCATCAGTTTGGTACTTGTGGTTGCTCTGGCCTGTTACATTATGGTCCATGGTGCTTACCAAGATTTATCGTCgaaattttgttgttgaaagGAACCGCTTCGATCAGATCAGATGACAGACATGGGCATACACAAGTACAGGGTACAGGTACGGAAGCTTTATTAGTGCTGCTGGGAGTAGGTGTAGCTGCTAATATATaacatgtatataatatatatgtatggatGTATAGTCTTAATCATTAACAGTGCTGTAATTAATTTCCAGTACTGCTTGAAAAGGCAAAAGGAATCCATCAATAACATGATCGAGGAAGCCGTATTAGAGGCCGAGGAAAAAGGTGCTAGTGCGTTGAGTCTAGGCCTTATGAATCAGGCAAGTTTTTCCACCCTCTTCCCATAATCAGTCACTATGCTTGCAggaaaattacattaaaaaaaaaaaggtaaaaatcatttttaacgGAAAAGATAAAGTATGATGCTAACGTGAACACTATGTAGGGTGAAGAGCTAAACAGATATGGTGAAGTGTATGTGAAGAAGCATCCCCAGCTGAAGGTGAAGGATGGGAGTAGCTTGGCAGTTGCAGTTCTCCTAAATAGCATACCAAAGGGAACAACCCAAGTACTCCTTAGAGGCAACTTGACTGAAGTTGCTTTTGCAGTCACCTTTGCCCTATGCCAGAAGGGCATTCAGGTACTATCCCATTCCATTGCTTACTTATTAATTAGCTAGCCATATAAACTGGCAGTGCTAAGCTCTCAAATTCTTAACCATGTCTAACTTTTCTCTAAGGAAATTTGAAGCTCTAACTCCATTCATGCATTGTTTTCGTAATCATTTTACTCTTTTGTGAtatcataatctttaattttaattcattctaGGTCATTGTATTGCGTGAGGATGAATACGAGAAGCTTGACAAATCATTTGGCACCAAGTCTGAGGATAACTTGGTTATCTCAAAGAGTTATAGCTCTTGCAAGGTAATTCAGTCTCATGCCTCAAGCCTAAGTCtttccaaataaaaatacttgaaatgGCTAGTAAGTGAAGATGAATTATTGATATGTTGCAGGTATGGTTAGTGGGAGATGACTTGACCGAAGAAGAGCAAAGAAAGGCAACTGAAGGAACATTGTTTATTCCCTTTTCACAATTCCCACCAAAAAAATTGCGTAAAGACTGTTTCTATCACACCACGCCAGCAATGCAAACTCCGATGGCCCTTGAGAATGTGGATTCTTGCGAGGTAAACTTACTCCATCTGTCCATGATTGATGCTCATTTtactttgttaaaatatatgcatTAAAGAGTAACAATATGAATGCATTTAACAGAACTGGTTGCCAAGGAGAGTGATGAGCGTATGGCGCATAGCTGGGATACTGCATGCTTTGGAAGGATGGGAAGAACATGAATGTGGTTACACCATGTGTAACATTGACAAAGTTTGGGAAGCATGTCTCAAGCACGGATTTCAGCCTCTGACGGTCCCAATTCAATCAAAATCCTAGAAGATTTTTAGCAATTTATCTATCTAGTTGATGTCTATGCCTTTTTATGTATAAGCATTTACCTATACTATTATCCTTATCCTGGATTCACCATTTGAGTCTCTATCGAGTTAAAGGTTCTTCTCCAATGTCTCCATAGTACGTATGAGGAGTTTTTAGAGaaatatataatgcatatttatatttcctttaaattttaattttgttggtgTAGAGCACCTGACAGATCAAGAATTGTCTTGTCGATTattgattatataatttactttatcattaattatgttaattttgttgGCCTGTCAACATCATTAATAGCTATAAATAAGATGTTTAGGCCTTCATGACTACTTTAAGACTTGTATCATTTCCAAAACcagcaaattttttttaattaaaatattctacaAAATAGTTTATCACTTGCAAGTAGAGGCGAATCTAGGGAGCTGGCACCCtaaaatgagaatttttattttgatgctttaaaatttttaaaatttgaaattaataaaagtaaaattacagtTTAATCCCCTTCTAAAATGATAACAATTCCACTATCTATTTAGTTTATCATCTTTAACTTAATCCAAATTAATTCAAGTGATGAAATAAtacaagaaaatttaatttaaaatcaacaaaTCTATACTAAAGATAATGAAATGGCGATTAGATACTTCCAGGATGGAAGATGATTGGCATGCTAAGTGGTTGTGAGCTCCAATTTAGTGCTCTCAAGTTAAACTAATGTAGGAATCTAAAGCTCGATAAGCTCTCAGATTTCCTAGCCTAACACCCCCTTAATCGCAGCCCTTTCTTATTCCCTAGTTGGATTATCCTAGAGGTTGTCAGATTTATGAGCTATTAAATGCATTAAATCATGGGATTAATATGGACGACATTTTTTTTGTCATGTTGACTTTGACTTTggcaattttaaagaaattaaaaaggttTGGCCATTATCACCCTTTGTCGCCGACCAGCAAtgaagaaaggagaagaaattcTCCCTTTTGCTATTTTGTTTATCTCACTTGAATCAAGTAGAAAATATTCTTCCAAGCTTACTTTTACcatcaatttcatctttttgATTTCAAGTGGGTTAGTGAGAGAAAGTTCAAAGTTAACAACCCGCTTTCACTAGAGTTGGAAAATTCGATTTTTccgataatctaaaaagtaaagaaaaacaattacgtaagcaatgaatgcttagtaagctcatataaaatttaatcatatcaatccatttcattaTGAAAGTTACACATATTAAGAACAATCCAATATTGATACCGCAAGATTTATGAAGCTATATTCAAAAACTCATAAGGTGAATAAATTCACATCATcatttatacatatcatccctagcataacaggattttaaataactttaaccTTCCAAATTTCCTTATTCTCATTTGTATTTCTTTACTTATTACacccatttcatatgcataacacacaagtcTTAAGCATATCATAccaccatagccacaagctagtgtaTGCAAACATATCCCTTTTCAAATTAATCACATAATAAGttatttcataagaaattgtatAACTTAAAACTTACCACTCATTCATGATCAcaagtatattttcatttgagcacttacaATTTCAATGcgttttataattaaacatattatcattcaaccaatagcttggcacttgcctaagcataaaacaacaacacttgttaacgtacttgaacatatttcatataatttcaacATCGATAACCTTATTatctcaacatgtcacacttgagtttattactcgtctcaacTTACATAGTTTacatgtatcaacatatcaagatattgatatatatacatatcatgatacatatcattctcttaccatttcttcatatacatatatcatccaagACAACTCCTgatattttatcatttgaaGAACGACTTACAGATAAGAGTACATCATTTTCAGAAGCCCAAAggttgaacagaagctcatgagagctaaataGAAATGCATAAGggttgaacagaagctcgtaagagctaaacggaaactcatatgagttgaacagaagctcataagagctaaacagaaactcataagagttgaACAAAAGCTCGAAAGAGTTGAACgaaaactcatatgagttaaacagAAACTCGTGAGAGCTAAATAGAAAGTAAACATGAGAGTTCACAAAAAATGTTGAACcttggtttacttgggtaatttaccGTCATTTTCCTCCAATATCGCCATGCGCCACATAACGAATATACTCAAATCTCGCGTTCCATTTAATctgaatattcaattcaattttataatttcaacaataattcattttcaaacatAGAATTATTacataatatcattcataaaatcaatataataattaaaatttaaccgtacgaacttacctggttaaattgcaaaaataccaagatttaggggcattttggaaattttccattttccttgattctccacccaatcttgatctaaattaataatttcagtcaatatattaatttagacaataaaaaaaattcatttaatgtaatttgatcttttttacatttttacaaaattgcacctaaagttttacttttattcaatttcgtCTCTGatcccaaaacatgcaaattaacctttttaatgcaaacccatgctagctaaatattcatggcattcaatacagcctatttttataataatttcacaataaacccttgtatttttattacttcaacaatttaatccctaatcggaaattcatcaaaatcacttaataaaatacttttacttaacaactaatatctcaaattcatcatctaacatcaaaaatcatatagactcatcaatggaaacatccaaaatctttaacaaaataataaaaaaggtaatgtttagttggacctaattgtaacaatctcaaaaacataaaaattataagaaaaaggtACTAAATTGACAAACCAATTGAATTTGGAAACTTTGAAATCCCTAAGGCCTTCGTCTCcttctttcttccttttccttttctttctttctttctttttctttctgtttcgttttgctttgtttcttttaattcttttattttgttttattttgttttattatacattaatatattattatataatataatatatatactaaacacttaaggtttattttataatatatatatttatatatatatataatttacaaaaaaatctaCCTTATGCCGCCTTATAAAGAAACAATAACATAAT
This genomic stretch from Gossypium raimondii isolate GPD5lz chromosome 6, ASM2569854v1, whole genome shotgun sequence harbors:
- the LOC105774568 gene encoding LOW QUALITY PROTEIN: very-long-chain aldehyde decarbonylase CER1-like (The sequence of the model RefSeq protein was modified relative to this genomic sequence to represent the inferred CDS: inserted 1 base in 1 codon; substituted 1 base at 1 genomic stop codon) yields the protein MVSFLQFFIILNQGFSHALIHCVVGWIYLRYIILAPWITESIYTAIVKDAKQWDVLNLAILPLMLWRMLHSQLWISFSRYRTAKGTNRIVDKGIEFDQVDRERNWDDQILFNAILLYLINKYLPGASHSPVWRLDGVIITMLLHAGPVEFLYYWLHRALHHHYLYSRYHSHHHSSIATEPITSVIHPFAEHIAYYALFSIPGLTTILTGTGSIISFAGYITYIDSMNNMGHFNFELIPNWVFSIFPPLKYLMYTPSFHSLHHTQFRTNYSLFMPIYDYIYGTVDKNSNTLYENSVERKEESPNVVHLTHLTTPESIYHLRLGFAYLASKLYSSVWYLWLLWPVTLWSMVLTKIYRRNFVVERNRFDQIRXQTWAYXKYRVQYCLKRQKESINNMIEEAVLEAEEKGASALSLGLMNQGEELNRYGEVYVKKHPQLKVKDGSSLAVAVLLNSIPKGTTQVLLRGNLTEVAFAVTFALCQKGIQVIVLREDEYEKLDKSFGTKSEDNLVISKSYSSCKVWLVGDDLTEEEQRKATEGTLFIPFSQFPPKKLRKDCFYHTTPAMQTPMALENVDSCENWLPRRVMSVWRIAGILHALEGWEEHECGYTMCNIDKVWEACLKHGFQPLTVPIQSKS